One stretch of Armigeres subalbatus isolate Guangzhou_Male chromosome 2, GZ_Asu_2, whole genome shotgun sequence DNA includes these proteins:
- the LOC134217911 gene encoding uncharacterized protein LOC134217911, whose amino-acid sequence MVCRSIIVLSLILLKICSSLYVPPSNGCYAVGCSTQQGCTPWDFHKYPCYRTCYYNRYCYPPPQPRQKCYKITHDATGKSLVSSDVFNATNNTKYATVSSNPPGNYLWKMEPTYGGVYFIQNANKLDFLKADSNGTRLVLNETLDRSFQFRPINTKEGASKIQLQSALSNAFLYVQTHGQGGSTVEITTDPFANYYQTIWCVTEIYC is encoded by the coding sequence ATGGTGTGTCGAAGCATCATAGTACTGTCACTTATCCTACTGAAAATCTGTTCCAGTTTGTACGTTCCACCTTCTAATGGGTGCTATGCCGTTGGTTGCTCAACTCAACAAGGTTGCACTCCGTGGGACTTTCATAAATACCCGTGCTATCGAACCTGTTACTACAACCGCTACTGTTATCCTCCACCGCAACCGAGacaaaaatgctacaaaatcACTCATGATGCCACCGGGAAATCTTTGGTATCGAGTGATGTTTTCAACGCCACAAATAATACCAAATATGCTACCGTTTCAAGCAACCCACCTGGTAACTACCTATGGAAAATGGAGCCCACTTATGGAGGGGTGTACTTCATCCAAAATGCCAACAAACTGGATTTCTTGAAAGCGGATTCCAACGGAACTCGTCTAGTGCTCAACGAAACACTCGATCGTTCTTTCCAGTTCCGCCCGATCAACACCAAAGAAGGTGCGTCTAAGATCCAGCTACAGTCAGCATTGAGCAACGCATTCCTGTATGTACAAACGCACGGCCAAGGAGGCAGCACTGTCGAAATAACCACCGATCCATTTGCCAACTATTACCAAACAATCTGGTGCGTAACAGAaatttattgttga